In the Helianthus annuus cultivar XRQ/B chromosome 11, HanXRQr2.0-SUNRISE, whole genome shotgun sequence genome, one interval contains:
- the LOC110890497 gene encoding protein FAR1-RELATED SEQUENCE 5 isoform X1, producing the protein MATVDTCVHDDSGSGTDNTDEVQNVDGLICVDVNVHKKRRVGIERISPRTGLPYYIPDVPLSSRPVIGMIFSSLEQACQFYENYAKLGGFTVRKNTQTTNRGVISLKYLVCSKEGHKIFRRINTLKDDKESGSKEKQIRRRPSIRTGCLAHLRLQICETNKYKVYSFVERHNHELVDADDYHLLSAARNLSYNKEQLIFDLSKLNIGPIKAFNIMRTHFGGFEEVGATKVDCKNFKRDINLFIGKHDAQMVINRLELKRDFLPDFSCEYFNLEEGVLGGLFWADQDMKRNYLVFGDVVSFDSTFRSNKYDMVFVPFTGIDNHHHNVTFAAALLANETADTYKWLLKVFKKVFGSAPRVVVTDQDAAMKKAIAEVFTTTRHRLCMWHIMMKVAGKVGKPLKKDKTFKQRICNIVWTDLIEPVEFETKWMEMISEFNLANNTWLSDMYSLKADWIPAYYRHEHMSGLMRTTSRSESENHFFGQVANSSLTLVEFLSHFETAMEAQRYAHRKNDHDTRNTVPEWLTEEDIEREADKIYTRNIFNDVQDEIYASVHKCTSKSYTEAGDFIKFFIKDLQFQGSGLFEVLFREKDMVLQCSCNRYEQYGLLCRHVFCVLRLCEITVFPKNYIMKRWTRDAVTNNSYQGFSNKPASNDNVEGVQGVVREIMFGNDYIVNRLVNNMEQLVIYRDQVKQQMIKVDECIGVPQPIPKKDRIANLLGFNQPTEDTIRAPVGIRTKGSGSKKRFKSFHEQASKKSIRKQRRCQICGSDDHDRRTCNRGNGENQPK; encoded by the exons ATGGCTACTGTGGATACATGTGTTCATGACGATAGTGGTTCAGGAACGGATAATACGGATGAAGTTCAGAATGTAGATGGTTTGATCT GTGTTGATGTTAATGTTCACAAAAAACGTCGTGTTGGTATTGAACGTATCTCCCCGAGAACTGGGTTACCTTATTACATACCTGATGTGCCTTTGTCATCTAGACCTGTAATAGGTATGATATTTTCTTCACTGGAACAAGCTTGCCAGTTTTATGAGAATTATGCTAAACTGGGAGGTTTTACTGTACGTAAGAACACACAAACTACCAATCGTGGTGTTATTAGCTTGAAGTATCTTGTTTGCTCAAAAGAAGGACATAAAATATTTAGGAGAATTAACACTTTGAAAGATGACAAAGAAAGTGGTTCTAAAGAAAAACAGATTAGAAGGCGCCCTTCAATCCGTACAGGATGTCTAGCACATTTACGTTTACAAATATGCGAGACAAACAAGTATAAGGTGTATAGTTTTGTTGAAAGGCATAACCATGAGTTAGTTGACGCTGATGATTATCATTTGTTAAGTGCTGCTAGGAACTTGTCCTACAACAAAGAGCAGTTAATTTTTGATTTATCAAAGTTAAATATCGGACCTATCAAGGCTTTTAATATCATGAGAACACATTTTGGTGGGTTCGAAGAAGTTGGCGCGACAAAAGTTGATTGTAAGAACTTCAAGAGAGATATTAATCTCTTCATTGGCAAGCACGATGCTCAAATGGTTATTAATCGTTTAGAGCTAAAAAGGGATTTCTTACCCGATTTTTCATGTGAGTATTTTAATCTTGAAGAAGGTGTTCTTGGTGGGTTATTCTGGGCTGACCAAGATATGAAACGCAATTACCTTGTGTTTGGAGACGTTGTATCGTTTGATTCTACATTTAGGTCCAACAA ATATGACATGGTTTTTGTACCATTTACGGGAATTGACAATCATCATCATAATGTAACGTTTGCTGCTGCTTTATTAGCAAATGAAACAGCTGATACGTATAAGTGGTTGTTAAAAGTATTCAAGAAAGTTTTTGGTAGTGCTCCTCGTGTTGTTGTCACCGATCAGGACGCTGCGATGAAGAAGGCTATAGCAGAGGTTTTTACGACAACTAGGCACCGGTTGTGCATGTGGCACATCATGATGAAAGTTGCAGGAAAG GTTGGGAAACCCTTAAAAAAAGACAAGACATTTAAGCAACGCATATGTAACATTGTCTGGACTGATTTGATCGAGCCTGTTGAGTTTGAAACCAAATGGATGGAGATGATTAGTGAATTTAATCTGGCTAACAACACATGGTTGAGTGACATGTATTCTTTGAAAGCTGATTGGATACCAGCTTATTACCGTCATGAACACATGTCGGGTCTTATGCGAACAACTTCCCGTTCTGAAAGCGAAAATCACTTTTTTGGACAAGTTGCTAACAGTAGCCTCACGTTGGTTGAGTTTCTAAGCCATTTTGAGACTGCCATGGAAGCACAAAGGTATGCACATCGTAAGAATGACCATGATACAAGGAATACAGTCCCTGAATGGCTTACTGAGGAGGATATAGAGAGAGAGGCTGACAAGATATACACTAGGAACATTTTTAATGATGTACAAGACGAGATATATGCTTCTGTGCACAAATGTACATCGAAGAGTTATACTGAAGCTGGTGATTTTATAAAGTTCTTCATAAAGGACTTACAGTTTCAAGGTTCAGGTTTGTTTGAG GTATTGTTTCGGGAGAAGGATATGGTACTTCAATGTAGCTGCAATAGGTATGAGCAatatggactgttatgcaggCATGTATTTTGTGTCTTGAGGCTTTGTGAAATAACAGTATTCCCAAAAAATTATATAATGAAGAGATGGACAAGAGATGCTGTTACGAACAATAGTTATCAAGGTTTTAGCAACAAACCAGCTTCTAATGACAACGTTGAAGGTGTACAAGGGGTTGTGCGTGAGATTATGTTTGGGAATGATTATATTGTTAATCGTTTGGTAAACAACATGGAGCAGTTGGTAATATACAGGGATCAAGTGAAACAACAAATGATTAAAGTTGATGAATGTATTGGCGTTCCACAACCCATACCAAAAAAGGATAGGATTGCAAATTTGCTAGGATTTAATCAACCTACTGAAGATACCATACGTGCTCCTGTTGGTATTAGGACAAAGGGTTCTGGTTCTAAGAAACGATTCAAATCCTTTCATGAACAAGCGTCAAAGAAATCAATAAGAAAGCAAAGAAGATGTCAAATTTGTGGTTCGGATGACCATGATAGGCGAACTTGCAACAGAGGAAATGGTGAGAACCAACCAAAATAG
- the LOC110890497 gene encoding protein FAR1-RELATED SEQUENCE 5 isoform X2 produces the protein MATVDTCVHDDSGSGTDNTDEVQNVDGVDVNVHKKRRVGIERISPRTGLPYYIPDVPLSSRPVIGMIFSSLEQACQFYENYAKLGGFTVRKNTQTTNRGVISLKYLVCSKEGHKIFRRINTLKDDKESGSKEKQIRRRPSIRTGCLAHLRLQICETNKYKVYSFVERHNHELVDADDYHLLSAARNLSYNKEQLIFDLSKLNIGPIKAFNIMRTHFGGFEEVGATKVDCKNFKRDINLFIGKHDAQMVINRLELKRDFLPDFSCEYFNLEEGVLGGLFWADQDMKRNYLVFGDVVSFDSTFRSNKYDMVFVPFTGIDNHHHNVTFAAALLANETADTYKWLLKVFKKVFGSAPRVVVTDQDAAMKKAIAEVFTTTRHRLCMWHIMMKVAGKVGKPLKKDKTFKQRICNIVWTDLIEPVEFETKWMEMISEFNLANNTWLSDMYSLKADWIPAYYRHEHMSGLMRTTSRSESENHFFGQVANSSLTLVEFLSHFETAMEAQRYAHRKNDHDTRNTVPEWLTEEDIEREADKIYTRNIFNDVQDEIYASVHKCTSKSYTEAGDFIKFFIKDLQFQGSGLFEVLFREKDMVLQCSCNRYEQYGLLCRHVFCVLRLCEITVFPKNYIMKRWTRDAVTNNSYQGFSNKPASNDNVEGVQGVVREIMFGNDYIVNRLVNNMEQLVIYRDQVKQQMIKVDECIGVPQPIPKKDRIANLLGFNQPTEDTIRAPVGIRTKGSGSKKRFKSFHEQASKKSIRKQRRCQICGSDDHDRRTCNRGNGENQPK, from the exons ATGGCTACTGTGGATACATGTGTTCATGACGATAGTGGTTCAGGAACGGATAATACGGATGAAGTTCAGAATGTAGATG GTGTTGATGTTAATGTTCACAAAAAACGTCGTGTTGGTATTGAACGTATCTCCCCGAGAACTGGGTTACCTTATTACATACCTGATGTGCCTTTGTCATCTAGACCTGTAATAGGTATGATATTTTCTTCACTGGAACAAGCTTGCCAGTTTTATGAGAATTATGCTAAACTGGGAGGTTTTACTGTACGTAAGAACACACAAACTACCAATCGTGGTGTTATTAGCTTGAAGTATCTTGTTTGCTCAAAAGAAGGACATAAAATATTTAGGAGAATTAACACTTTGAAAGATGACAAAGAAAGTGGTTCTAAAGAAAAACAGATTAGAAGGCGCCCTTCAATCCGTACAGGATGTCTAGCACATTTACGTTTACAAATATGCGAGACAAACAAGTATAAGGTGTATAGTTTTGTTGAAAGGCATAACCATGAGTTAGTTGACGCTGATGATTATCATTTGTTAAGTGCTGCTAGGAACTTGTCCTACAACAAAGAGCAGTTAATTTTTGATTTATCAAAGTTAAATATCGGACCTATCAAGGCTTTTAATATCATGAGAACACATTTTGGTGGGTTCGAAGAAGTTGGCGCGACAAAAGTTGATTGTAAGAACTTCAAGAGAGATATTAATCTCTTCATTGGCAAGCACGATGCTCAAATGGTTATTAATCGTTTAGAGCTAAAAAGGGATTTCTTACCCGATTTTTCATGTGAGTATTTTAATCTTGAAGAAGGTGTTCTTGGTGGGTTATTCTGGGCTGACCAAGATATGAAACGCAATTACCTTGTGTTTGGAGACGTTGTATCGTTTGATTCTACATTTAGGTCCAACAA ATATGACATGGTTTTTGTACCATTTACGGGAATTGACAATCATCATCATAATGTAACGTTTGCTGCTGCTTTATTAGCAAATGAAACAGCTGATACGTATAAGTGGTTGTTAAAAGTATTCAAGAAAGTTTTTGGTAGTGCTCCTCGTGTTGTTGTCACCGATCAGGACGCTGCGATGAAGAAGGCTATAGCAGAGGTTTTTACGACAACTAGGCACCGGTTGTGCATGTGGCACATCATGATGAAAGTTGCAGGAAAG GTTGGGAAACCCTTAAAAAAAGACAAGACATTTAAGCAACGCATATGTAACATTGTCTGGACTGATTTGATCGAGCCTGTTGAGTTTGAAACCAAATGGATGGAGATGATTAGTGAATTTAATCTGGCTAACAACACATGGTTGAGTGACATGTATTCTTTGAAAGCTGATTGGATACCAGCTTATTACCGTCATGAACACATGTCGGGTCTTATGCGAACAACTTCCCGTTCTGAAAGCGAAAATCACTTTTTTGGACAAGTTGCTAACAGTAGCCTCACGTTGGTTGAGTTTCTAAGCCATTTTGAGACTGCCATGGAAGCACAAAGGTATGCACATCGTAAGAATGACCATGATACAAGGAATACAGTCCCTGAATGGCTTACTGAGGAGGATATAGAGAGAGAGGCTGACAAGATATACACTAGGAACATTTTTAATGATGTACAAGACGAGATATATGCTTCTGTGCACAAATGTACATCGAAGAGTTATACTGAAGCTGGTGATTTTATAAAGTTCTTCATAAAGGACTTACAGTTTCAAGGTTCAGGTTTGTTTGAG GTATTGTTTCGGGAGAAGGATATGGTACTTCAATGTAGCTGCAATAGGTATGAGCAatatggactgttatgcaggCATGTATTTTGTGTCTTGAGGCTTTGTGAAATAACAGTATTCCCAAAAAATTATATAATGAAGAGATGGACAAGAGATGCTGTTACGAACAATAGTTATCAAGGTTTTAGCAACAAACCAGCTTCTAATGACAACGTTGAAGGTGTACAAGGGGTTGTGCGTGAGATTATGTTTGGGAATGATTATATTGTTAATCGTTTGGTAAACAACATGGAGCAGTTGGTAATATACAGGGATCAAGTGAAACAACAAATGATTAAAGTTGATGAATGTATTGGCGTTCCACAACCCATACCAAAAAAGGATAGGATTGCAAATTTGCTAGGATTTAATCAACCTACTGAAGATACCATACGTGCTCCTGTTGGTATTAGGACAAAGGGTTCTGGTTCTAAGAAACGATTCAAATCCTTTCATGAACAAGCGTCAAAGAAATCAATAAGAAAGCAAAGAAGATGTCAAATTTGTGGTTCGGATGACCATGATAGGCGAACTTGCAACAGAGGAAATGGTGAGAACCAACCAAAATAG